Sequence from the Pseudomonas sp. 7SR1 genome:
TGGGCGTGAAGGCTTTCGGCATGAACCACACGGACATCGAATGCGACAACGTCTTTTGAACGGCGCAAGGCCAGACTGAGTCGTCGAGCGGCATCCTCGCAGAACATCAGGTTCTGGCCGTTGGCGAGGGCGAATGCCTGTTCGTCGGCGCGCTTGACTGCGGTTTGCACGGCGGTGCCCAGTGCCGCTTCGGCTTCGTTGATCAGAAATTGCAACGGCAACTCAATCACGGTCGTAGCCAAGCGTATACCCAGGGTCGCTGTGCTGCGCTGGCTATGAGGGGTGGCGACGATGCCTTTGGAGGATCCTAGCCAGGCCAGAATTTCTGCATGCTCAAGGGCCTTATTGGCAAAGTCGTTCACAAACTGTTGCTGAATCAGCTGACGAGCGAGGGCCGCCGAACAAGGGCACGTAGATGAATAGGGAATCTCGATGTTCAGTTCCACGTGGAACATTGCATGTTTCTGATGAGCCTTGATGCTTATCGGATAGCGTTTCCAGCCGCCAAGGGGACTGACCAGCGCCGGGCGTTTGAGTAGCAATTCGGTATGGACGGTCAGGGACGCAGAGCTCGAGAGGCCTTCATGGCTGGCGAGGAATTGCTGCAGGACTCGCTCCAGCAAGGAAGGCGACAGGGGCTCGCTCTCGAGCATTTCCAAGGCAAGATACAGCCGGGACATGTGAATACCCCGGGCATCAGCGTCATCCAGGCTGACTCCAGCGTCTGCCTTTGCACTCAGGCGCTGGCCTTCGATCAATACCGGTATCGCGACGCCGTGCATGCCCACCCAATCGAGAGGACCGGCTTGGCGTG
This genomic interval carries:
- the folE2 gene encoding GTP cyclohydrolase FolE2, producing the protein MNALTLPDVAAQASRQAGPLDWVGMHGVAIPVLIEGQRLSAKADAGVSLDDADARGIHMSRLYLALEMLESEPLSPSLLERVLQQFLASHEGLSSSASLTVHTELLLKRPALVSPLGGWKRYPISIKAHQKHAMFHVELNIEIPYSSTCPCSAALARQLIQQQFVNDFANKALEHAEILAWLGSSKGIVATPHSQRSTATLGIRLATTVIELPLQFLINEAEAALGTAVQTAVKRADEQAFALANGQNLMFCEDAARRLSLALRRSKDVVAFDVRVVHAESLHAHDAVAESRWNRERS